In the Ornithodoros turicata isolate Travis chromosome 5, ASM3712646v1, whole genome shotgun sequence genome, CATGTCGGTCAGCCGCGCGACCTCGTCACGAAGGATCTGGAAGTCTGACATCGTGGGAGTGGCCGAAAGTGGGGAAACCGCGTGGGGTTGCGATGATACCGCAGAAATGGTTGGCGGTGCGATGTCCATTATCTTATCAGCCATCTCGGCCAGGGCTTCGAGGGAGACTGCGGTGGAGGTCGTTAGAATCATGCGCACAGTGTTCGGGAGCCGCTGCAAAAATAGCTCGCGCAAGATGGAATCGTCCAGTGCTGAAGCGCGGTCGCCCaagagttgttgcattcgtcgGAGCAGCTGGGACGGCCTTCTGTCACCGAGGACTTCAGCGGTGAGGAGTTGCCTCAGGCGCTCCTGTTCAGACGCGGTGGTGCGCCGGGTCAGAGCTGTCTTGAGGGCGTCGTACGGGTGGTCTGCAGGAGGCACGGTGATAATGTCACGCACCTCAGCTGCTTCATTAGGTCCGAGGGCGCCGACAACGTGGTAAAATTTGGTTAGCTGGGTGGTAACACCTCGGAGTATGAATTGCGCCTCGATGTTAGCGAACCAAAGAATGGGGTCGGCGGGCCAGAACGGGGGAATCTTGATGGAAACTGCGTTAAGGCCTGGCGATGGCGTTGCCGGTGGAAGGGATTCCTGCCCGAGAAGTCCTGTAGGGTTGGGCTGC is a window encoding:
- the LOC135395653 gene encoding uncharacterized protein LOC135395653, with protein sequence MTAPQPNPTGLLGQESLPPATPSPGLNAVSIKIPPFWPADPILWFANIEAQFILRGVTTQLTKFYHVVGALGPNEAAEVRDIITVPPADHPYDALKTALTRRTTASEQERLRQLLTAEVLGDRRPSQLLRRMQQLLGDRASALDDSILRELFLQRLPNTVRMILTTSTAVSLEALAEMADKIMDIAPPTISAVSSQPHAVSPLSATPTMSDFQILRDEVARLTDMVSTLRFNRRSTTPRHRSPRRSSRRRIPSNRSPSPNPGECWYHQTFGASARNCQPPCTYPGNGAVSN